The Synechococcus sp. RS9909 genomic interval CGCCACCGAGAGGCAAAGGCCCAGGGCGATGAAGTTCACCACCATGGCGGAGCGCCCATAGCTCATGAAGGGAAGAGGAATGCCCGTGACCGGGCCAAGGCCGATGGTCATGAAGATGTTCACCACCACCTGAAACATCAGCATGGTGGCGACGCCGACCACCACCAAGGAGTCGAAATCGGAGCGGGCCCGGTTCGCGACCTGGAGCATCCGAGCCATGAGCAGGGCAAATCCCACCACCACCAGCACGGTGCCCAGATAGCCCGTCTCCTCCCCCAGGGCGCTGAAGATGAAATCGGTGTGCTGCTCGGGGATGAAGCGCAGTTTGGTGAGCTGGCCCTGCAGCAATCCCGTGCCGAACAGGCCTCCGGAGCCGATGCCAACCGTGCTTTGCAGCAGGTGGTACCCACCGCCGAGAGGGTCTTTGCTGGGATCGAGGAACAGCACCAGCCGATCGCGCTGATAGTCCTTGAGGCCATGCATCCAGAGCCAGGGGGTGATGAAGGCCACGGCCCCCTGGATCGCCAGCACCACCACCGCCGCGATGCGTTTCCAGGGAAGGGAGCGAAAGGCGATCGCCATCATCAGCGGCACCCAGAGCAGCAGGGCCCAGGGCAGGAGGCCGGCCAACAACGCGGTGCCCAGGGGCGCGAGCAACAGCAACAGCCATTCGAAGGGCATGCCCGACCAATAGAGCATGACCAGGAGCAGGGCTCCGAAGACCAGGGAGGTGCCCAGATCCGGCTGAATGAACACCAGCAACCAGGGCAGGGAGATCACGCCCAGGGGGCGGAGCAGATCGACCGGACGTTCCACAGGATGGCGATCAAGCACGGCCGCCAGCAGCAGGATGGCGGCGAGTTTGGCGAATTCCGAGGGCTGCACATGCACCCCGCCGATACTGATCCAGCGTTGAGCGCCGAGGGCGGAGGTGCCGATTACCCGCACGGCGATCAGGCTGATCACCGTGAGCGCGTAGATGGGGGCCAGCAGTGGCTTCAAGCGCTCCAGCTTCATGCGCGCCAGCAGCAGCGCCACGCCGATGCCGAAGGCCGCCGTGACCCAGTGTTGGTACCAGTCGGCATAGGCGGCCTGGCGTTGGGTGCTGGCGATCAGCAGCCCCGCCACGGCCACCAGGGTCAGGGGGATGCCCCAAAGCAGGCGCTCCCCCTGGCGTCGCCGACTGCTGAGGCCGGAGGCATCAGCGCGGCGCCGTCTGCGGTTGCCCTGGAGGAAGCCGCTGCCCATGCTCAGTGCGACACGGTGAGCCGACTCGCTACAGCATCGGCCAGAGCCACGAATGCCTGGGCACTGGCGGAATCGGGTTGACTCACCACGATCGGGCGACCCTGATCGCCACCGGAGAGCACCGGCATTTCGAGCGGGATCTGGGCCAGCAGTGTGCTGTCGAATTCATCGGCGAGTTGCTGTCCCCCCCCTTCGCCGAACAAGGGATAGCGCCGTTCCGGTTGGTCGGGCGGAATGAAGGCGCTCATGTTCTCCACCACACCGAGCACGGGGATCTGCATCTGCCGGAACATCGCCAGGCCGCGGCGGGCGTCCTGCAGGGCCACCTGCTGAGGCGTGGTCACGATGATCACGCCGGCCATCGGCACCGCCTGGGCGAGGGAGAGCTGGGCGTCGCCCGTGCCGGGGGGAAGATCGACCACCAGCACATCCCGCTCACCCCAGCTCACCTGATAGAGGAACTGGCGGATGATGCCATTGAGCATCGGTCCTCTCCAGATCACGGGCTGGTCGGGATCGATCAGCAGCCCCATCGACACCATGGCCACGCCACAGCTCTCGATCGGCGTCATGCGTTGCTCACTGCCGCTGCCACGCACCTCGGGCGTCTGCTCTGCCACGCCGAGCATGGTGGGGGCGTTGGGGCCGTAGATGTCGGCGTCAAGCAGCCCGACCCGGTGGCCCTGACGGGCGAGGGCGCAGGCCAGGTTCACCGCCACGGTGCTTTTGCCCACGCCGCCCTTGCCGCTGCTCACGGCGATCACTTGCCTGACCCCCGGAATCGCTTGCCGCTCGGCCATCTGGCCATGGCCGGCCTGACCGATTGCGCCGCTCTGAGCGGAGGCGCCAGCGGCCTGCTGGGGCGGGTTTCCCACTTCAATCTGCACGTCCTGGATGCCGTCGAGCGCCAGCAGGCGCTCCCGGCACTCCTGCACGATCCTGTCGCGTTGGCTCTGGGCGAAGCCGGGAAGATTGAGACGGATCACAGCCCGGGGTGATGTGACCCGGATGCGATCGATCCAGCCCAGTTCCACAGCGGAACGTCCGCTGCCCGCATCACGGATTTCCGTCAGCACCGCTGTTGCCTGCTCTGCCGTCGCCATGAATCCGCACCACCGGCGCGGATCCTAGGGGCGAGATCTCATGACAGACCTTCACGCACTCTTGTCGTGAACGCCCGCAGGCTGAAATGGTCATGCCTGTTCCTGCGGGATGCCGCCCATGGTCCATTCACCCCACCAGCCCGGCAGCGTTCTGACGCCTCCTGCGGGGTCCCGCGACCGGGCCCGGGCCCTCGTGCTCGACCTTCAGGATGAAATCTGCGCAGGCCTGGAGCGTCTCGACGGTCTCGGTCGTTTTCAGGAGGAGAGCTGGGAGCGGCCGGAAGGGGGCGGCGGGCGTTCCCGGGTGATGCGCGACGGGCGCGTCTTCGAGCAGGGCGGCGTCAACTTCTCTGAAGTGCATGGCCAGGAGTTGCCCCCCTCAATCCTGCGCCAGCGCCCCGAGGCGAAGGGGCATGCCTGGTTTGCCACCGGCACCTCGATGGTGCTGCATCCGCGCAATCCCTATGTGCCCACGGTGCACCTCAACTACCGCTATTTCGAGGCGGGGCCGGTGTGGTGGTTCGGCGGTGGTGCCGATCTCACGCCCTTCTATCCCTTCCTTGACGACGCCCGCCACTTCCATCGGCAACACAAACAGGCCTGCGATCAGGTGAGCCCGGATCTCTATCCGGTGTTCAAGCCCTGGTGCGACGAGTATTTCTTCCTCAAGCACCGCGGCGAAACCCGCGGCATCGGAGGGATTTTTTACGACTACCAAGACGGCAACGGCCAGCTCTACAAGGGTCAGGATCCCGAGGGGCCCGCTGCCGCCATGGCCCAAACGATTGGCTCCCGTCCCCTCGACTGGGACGCCTTGCATGATCTGGCGCGGGCCTGCGGGCAGGCTTTCCTGCCGGCCTATGCCCCGATCGTGGAGAAACGGCATCACCTCCCCTATGGCGAGAGGGAGCGTCAGTTCCAGCTCTACCGCCGCGGTCGGTACGTTGAATTCAACCTGGTGTGGGATCGGGGCACGATTTTCGGGTTGCAGACGAACGGTCGCACCGAGTCGATTCTGATGTCCTTGCCGCCCCTGGCCCGATGGGAATACGGCTACGCCGCTCCGGAAGGGTCGAGGGAAGCGCTGCTCACGGATCTGTTCACCCGGCCCCAGAACTGGCTGGAGGATCCGTCTCTGGACGAGCGCTGCCGTCCCCATCAGGCCCTGAACTGAGCGGTGATGGTGCTTGGGGCTTCAGGCCCATGGCCAGAGCCTCAACGATGCGGCGCGCGATGGTGTCGATCACCGGCTGCCGGGATTGGGGGTTTCGGAGACGCTGCTCCAGGTTCCCTTCCAGCTTGCCGATCTCCAGGATGCTGATGCCTCGCCGCGGTGCTCCCAGGCCGCCGCGAAAGGTCCGCGGGTAGCGCCCGAACGCCAGGGCCAGGCTTTCGTCGAGGCGATTGCTGGGTTGCTGGAGGGCGGGGATCAGGCCGGAGCCGAAGCCGTCGGGGCCGTAGGCGTCGAAGTGAATCTCCAGGGCATATCCACCAGCGGCGCTGTGGCGACGCCCCACCGACCAGTTGGTGCGGGGATCGTTCTCATCGTGGATGGTGAGCGCGTCCGGGGTGTAGGCCCGGATGTTCAGGCCCCGCTCACGCCCCAGCGCCACGACGGCATCGCGCACCCTGAGATTCCAGAACAGTTCATCGCGCATGCGGGCATCCATCGGTGTGCCGCCGTGGAGCCCCACCGTGGCGCCGGAGGTGCCGGCTCCCTCGATGGCCTGGGAGTCGGCATGGCCTGCCATCACCAGGATGGGCACATCGGTCGGAAGCGGCCTGGTGCCTCTCCAGTGGGTGCGAAGCGCCACCTGTTCACCGGTGAGCACGTCGGTGTCGGGACTTCCCGGCGCACGGGCTGCCGTCGACAAACCGAGGCTGGCCAGGGCGACAAGGCCAGCGGCCAGGGCCAGACTCAGGTCATGGCGCACCATGGGGTGTCAGATCGGCGACGACAGCAGGGAGCCGTCGCTGGCCAGCTCGAGCGGACCGGCCAGGTCCAGTTCCAGGGCAATCAGTTCATCGCGATGGGCCCGCAACCGGATCGTGCTGCCGCCGCTCTCGTTGGAGCTCATCAGCCGGAT includes:
- the rodA gene encoding rod shape-determining protein RodA codes for the protein MGSGFLQGNRRRRRADASGLSSRRRQGERLLWGIPLTLVAVAGLLIASTQRQAAYADWYQHWVTAAFGIGVALLLARMKLERLKPLLAPIYALTVISLIAVRVIGTSALGAQRWISIGGVHVQPSEFAKLAAILLLAAVLDRHPVERPVDLLRPLGVISLPWLLVFIQPDLGTSLVFGALLLVMLYWSGMPFEWLLLLLAPLGTALLAGLLPWALLLWVPLMMAIAFRSLPWKRIAAVVVLAIQGAVAFITPWLWMHGLKDYQRDRLVLFLDPSKDPLGGGYHLLQSTVGIGSGGLFGTGLLQGQLTKLRFIPEQHTDFIFSALGEETGYLGTVLVVVGFALLMARMLQVANRARSDFDSLVVVGVATMLMFQVVVNIFMTIGLGPVTGIPLPFMSYGRSAMVVNFIALGLCLSVARRERQGLIR
- a CDS encoding Mrp/NBP35 family ATP-binding protein, translating into MATAEQATAVLTEIRDAGSGRSAVELGWIDRIRVTSPRAVIRLNLPGFAQSQRDRIVQECRERLLALDGIQDVQIEVGNPPQQAAGASAQSGAIGQAGHGQMAERQAIPGVRQVIAVSSGKGGVGKSTVAVNLACALARQGHRVGLLDADIYGPNAPTMLGVAEQTPEVRGSGSEQRMTPIESCGVAMVSMGLLIDPDQPVIWRGPMLNGIIRQFLYQVSWGERDVLVVDLPPGTGDAQLSLAQAVPMAGVIIVTTPQQVALQDARRGLAMFRQMQIPVLGVVENMSAFIPPDQPERRYPLFGEGGGQQLADEFDSTLLAQIPLEMPVLSGGDQGRPIVVSQPDSASAQAFVALADAVASRLTVSH
- the hemF gene encoding oxygen-dependent coproporphyrinogen oxidase yields the protein MVHSPHQPGSVLTPPAGSRDRARALVLDLQDEICAGLERLDGLGRFQEESWERPEGGGGRSRVMRDGRVFEQGGVNFSEVHGQELPPSILRQRPEAKGHAWFATGTSMVLHPRNPYVPTVHLNYRYFEAGPVWWFGGGADLTPFYPFLDDARHFHRQHKQACDQVSPDLYPVFKPWCDEYFFLKHRGETRGIGGIFYDYQDGNGQLYKGQDPEGPAAAMAQTIGSRPLDWDALHDLARACGQAFLPAYAPIVEKRHHLPYGERERQFQLYRRGRYVEFNLVWDRGTIFGLQTNGRTESILMSLPPLARWEYGYAAPEGSREALLTDLFTRPQNWLEDPSLDERCRPHQALN